A genomic region of Conger conger chromosome 6, fConCon1.1, whole genome shotgun sequence contains the following coding sequences:
- the cd59 gene encoding CD59 glycoprotein, translating to MNASLLIGLVCFLATFSLGSTLQCYKCSDYSGRCSYTQDCTYEDACLSLSERGGKTIRRCIRYTDCDNARLSQMFPAVSGFTYRCCSSNLCNGSPATMISTSFLGLLASFAVFWCCLI from the exons ATGAACGCATCTCTACTAATAGGCTTAGTGTGCTTTCTTGCAACTTTTAGCTTGG GGTCAACCCTTCAGTGCTATAAGTGCTCAGATTACTCCGGACGCTGTTCATATACCCAGGACTGCACCTACGAGGACGCCTGCCTGTCGCTAAGTGAAAGAG GAGGGAAGACTATCCGTCGATGCATCAGGTACACGGATTGTGACAATGCCCGGCTGAGTCAGATGTTTCCTGCAGTGTCTGGGTTCACGTACAGGTGCTGCAGCTCCAACCTGTGCAACGGTAGTCCTGCTACCATGATCAGCACGTCTTTCCTAGGCTTGCTGGCATCGTTCGCGGTATTTTGGTGCTGCCTGATTTGA